One Mycolicibacterium rufum genomic window, CGACAAGGCGCTCGCCGTGCTGCGTGAGCGGCTCGCCCTTGTCGAGGACGGATTTCGCACACCCGATGACTGAGCGCAGCGACGTCGTGATCTCCACGCACCGGTCCTCGGGGACCGCCACCCTGGTGATCACGGGGACGCTGGACAGCACAACCTACCGCGAGGTGCGCGACAGCGTCATCAAGACCGCGCTCGACGAACCCGCCGCGGTGATCGTCGATGTCAGCGGTCTCGACGCGCCGGCGCTCACCGCGTGGACCGCCTTCACCAGCGCCCGCTGGCATGTCAGCACATGGCCCGACGTGCCGGTGGTCCTCCTGTGCGCCGACGAGGTCGGACGCGCGAGGATCCGGCGCAGTGGCGTGACGCGGTACGTCCCCCTGATCGGCAGCCCCGATGACGTGCCTGCCGCCGTCGGCGACCGGCACCGACTCCGTCGTCGCGCCCGCACACAGTTCGACGCGTCACCGACGAGCCTGCGCTCCGCGCGCCGCTTCACCGCGGACTGCCTGACGGCGTGGGCGCGCTCGGACATGATCCTCGTGGCGTCGACCGTGGTGACGGTGTTCATGGAGAACGTCCTCGCCCACACCCTGAGCATGCCGGTGGTACTGCTGGAGACCGTCGACGACAGTGTCACGGTGGCGGTGAGTGACCATGATCCTCTACCGGCGGTGCGGCACGAGACGTCGGCGACCGGCGCCCACACCGTCTCCGGCCTCGCCGTGGTCACGGCGCTCAGCCGTGCCTGGGGCAGCAGCCCCGCGGCGGGCGGGAAGACGGTGTGGGCGTTACTCGGTCCCGAGAATCGGCTCTAGCGCGTCAGCGCAGATCGAACCGATCGTTGTTCATCACCTTGACCCAGGCGGCGACGAAGTCCTCGACGAACTTGCCCTTGCTGTCGTCCTGCGCGTACACCTCGGCGATGGCGCGCAGCACCGAGTTCGAGCCGAACACGAGGTCGTTCGACGTGGCCGTCCACTTCAGGTCGCCGGTGGCCCGGTCGCGACCCTCGTAGACGTTCTCGGTCGCCTCCGACGGCTTCCACTGCGTGCCCATGTCGAGCAGGTTGGTGAAGAAGTCGTTGGTCAGGGCGCCCGGCGTCTGGGTGAACACGCCGTGCTTGGTTCCGCCGTGATTGGCCCCGATGACGCGCAGACCGCCGACCAGAGCGGTCATCTCGGGCGCCGTCAGGTCCAGCAGGTACGCCTTGTCCACCAGCAACTGCTCCTGCGGGGTCTTGTCCCCCGGACGCGCGTAGTTACGGAACCCGTCGGCCTTGGTCTCCAGCACCGCGAACGACTCCACGTCGGTCTCCGCCTGCGACGCGTCGGTCCGGCCCGGCGCAAAGTGCACGTCGATCTCGTAACCGGCGTCCTTGGCGGCCTTCTCGACCGCCGCGGACCCGGCCAGCACGATCACGTCGGCCAGCGAGATCTTCTTGCCGCCCGACGCCGATGCGTTGAAGTCCTGCTGGATCTTCTCCAGCACCGGCAGCACCTTGTCCAGCTCGGACGGCTCGTTGACCTCCCAGTTGCGCTGCGGCTCCAGGCGCAGCCGCGCCCCGTTCGCGCCGCCGCGCTTGTCCGTGCCGCGGAAGCTGGCAGCCGCCGCCCACGCCGTCTTGACCAGCTGCGGCACCGACAGACCCGAGGACAGAATGGTCGCCTTCAGGGACGCGATGTCCGCCTCGTCGACCAGCTCGTGGTCGACGGCCGGCACCGGGTCCTGCCACAGCTGCGGCTCGGCGACCCACGGTCCGAGGTAGCGGCTGACCGGCCCCATGTCGCGGTGCATCAGCTTGTACCAGGCCTTGGCGAACGCCTCGTTCATCTCCTCGGGATGATCGAGCCAGCGCCGGGTGATCTGGCCGTAGATCGGGTCGACGCGCATCGACACGTCGGTGACGAGCATGGTGGGCTTGCGCGGCGGTCCGCCGAACGGATCCGGGATGGTGGCCTCGGCGTCCTTGGCCTCGAACTGCCAGGCCCCGGCCGGGCTCTTGGTCAGCTCCCACTCGTTGCCGTACAGGATCTCCAGGTAGCCGTTGCTCCACTGCGTCGGCGTGCCGGTCCACACGACCTCCAGGCCGCTGGTGATCGTGTCAGCCCCCTTGCCGGAGCCGAACGGGCACTTCCAGCCCAGGCCCTGATCCTCGATCGGCGCGCCCTCGGGCTCGGGCCCCATGCCCTCGTCCGGCCCGGCGCCGTGGGTCTTGCCCAGGGTGTGGCCGCCGACGATCAGCGCGGCGGTCTCCTCGTCGTTCATCGCCATCCGGCCGAAGGTCTCGCGGATGTCGTGCGCGGCCGCCAGCGGGTCCGGCTTGCCTTCCGGCCCTTCGGGATTGACGTAGATCAGACCCATCGTGGTAGCGCCGAACGGCTCGGCGAGCCGACGGTCGCTGTCGTTGGTGCCGCCGTAGCGCTTGTCGGTGCCCAGCCAGGTGTCCTCCTGGCCCCACAGCATCTCCTCGGGCTCCCAGATGTCCTCACGGCCGAAGGCGAAGCCGAAGGTCTGGAATCCCGCCGACTCCAGCGCGGCGTTGCCGGCGTAGGCGATCAGATCGGCCCAGGAGATCTTGTTGCCGTACTTGCGCTTGATGGGCCACAGCAGGCGGCGGGCCTTGTCCAGGTTGGCGTTGTCGGGCCAGCTGTTGAGCGGGGCGAACCGCTGCGCCCCCTGGCCGGCCCCGCCGCGCCCGTCGTAGATGCGGTACGTGCCTGCGGCATGCCAGCTCATCCGGATGAACAGACCCGCGTAGCTGCCGTAGTCGGCGGGCCACCAGTCCTGGGAGGTGGTGACCACCTCGTGAACGTCGCGCTTGAACGCCTCCACGTCGAGCTTGGCGAACTCGGTGGCGTAGTCGAAAGCCTCGCCGAGCGGGTTGCCCTTCTCGTTCTGCTTGTGCAGCACCGAGACGTCGACCTGCTCGGGCCACCAGTCCTTGTTCGTCAGCGGCGCATGGACTTTGGGCTCCGGCGCGTCGATGACCGGGTTCTCGCTCTCGCTGTGACTGTGGGTCTTGGTGTCTGAATGCGGCGGGCGGGCATCGGACGTATCAGAGGACACAACATTCCCTTTCGATGATGGATGACGAGCTGATCACGGCTGTGATCGGGTCTGCAGGGTGCAGTCGGGGCACAGGCCCCAGAAGATGACCTCGGCCTCGTCGACGTCGAATCCGAGGTCGTCCGACGCGGTCAGGCACGGCGCCTCACCCACGGCGCAGTCCACGTCGGCGACCACACCGCAGGATCGGCACACGATGTGGTGGTGGTTGTCGCCGACGCGGGCCTCGTAGCGGGCCAGGTGGCCGGCGGGCTGGATGCGCCGCACCAGGCCGGTCGCGGTCAGTGCGTTGAGGGCGTCGTACACCGTCTGGCGGGAGATGTCGGGCTGCTCGTCCCGCGCGGCACCGATGATGACCTCGGTATCGGCGTGCGGATGGTGTTCGACGGCGTGCATCACCGCCATCCGGGGGCGGGTCACCCGCAGCCCCACTGACTTGAGCGCGTCCGCGTACTGAGGATCGTCGGCCATCCCCACGATCTTGGCCCGTTTTCTGGATGGGATCAAGTTTTTCCGAAAATCTCTTGGCGGCAACCGCTCACCACGTCGTGTGAGCGGGCCCGTGCCGGGTAACGGCGCACCATGACCCCTCCAGATCTCGCCCTCGTCACCGGCGCCTCCAGCGGTATCGGACTGGAACTCGCGCACAATTTCGCCCGCAACGGATACGACCTCGTGGTCGCCGCGGAGGACGACGCCATTCACGGCGTCCCCGCCGAACTGGCCGCCTACGGCGGCGCCGTCCAACCGGTGCAGGTCGACCTCCGGACAGCCGACGGCGTCGAGCACCTGTTCGCCAGCACCATCGAGGGCGGCCGTACGCTCGCCGCGGCGGCCCTCAACGCGGGTCTCGGCCGTGGCGAGATGTTCCTCAAGAGTGAACTCTCCGACGATCTGAGCATCATCGATCTCAACGTGCGCTCCACGGTGCACCTGGCCAAACTGGTCCTGCGCGATATGGCCAACCGGGAC contains:
- a CDS encoding Fur family transcriptional regulator, producing the protein MADDPQYADALKSVGLRVTRPRMAVMHAVEHHPHADTEVIIGAARDEQPDISRQTVYDALNALTATGLVRRIQPAGHLARYEARVGDNHHHIVCRSCGVVADVDCAVGEAPCLTASDDLGFDVDEAEVIFWGLCPDCTLQTRSQP
- a CDS encoding STAS domain-containing protein — encoded protein: MTERSDVVISTHRSSGTATLVITGTLDSTTYREVRDSVIKTALDEPAAVIVDVSGLDAPALTAWTAFTSARWHVSTWPDVPVVLLCADEVGRARIRRSGVTRYVPLIGSPDDVPAAVGDRHRLRRRARTQFDASPTSLRSARRFTADCLTAWARSDMILVASTVVTVFMENVLAHTLSMPVVLLETVDDSVTVAVSDHDPLPAVRHETSATGAHTVSGLAVVTALSRAWGSSPAAGGKTVWALLGPENRL
- the katG gene encoding catalase/peroxidase HPI, with translation MSSDTSDARPPHSDTKTHSHSESENPVIDAPEPKVHAPLTNKDWWPEQVDVSVLHKQNEKGNPLGEAFDYATEFAKLDVEAFKRDVHEVVTTSQDWWPADYGSYAGLFIRMSWHAAGTYRIYDGRGGAGQGAQRFAPLNSWPDNANLDKARRLLWPIKRKYGNKISWADLIAYAGNAALESAGFQTFGFAFGREDIWEPEEMLWGQEDTWLGTDKRYGGTNDSDRRLAEPFGATTMGLIYVNPEGPEGKPDPLAAAHDIRETFGRMAMNDEETAALIVGGHTLGKTHGAGPDEGMGPEPEGAPIEDQGLGWKCPFGSGKGADTITSGLEVVWTGTPTQWSNGYLEILYGNEWELTKSPAGAWQFEAKDAEATIPDPFGGPPRKPTMLVTDVSMRVDPIYGQITRRWLDHPEEMNEAFAKAWYKLMHRDMGPVSRYLGPWVAEPQLWQDPVPAVDHELVDEADIASLKATILSSGLSVPQLVKTAWAAAASFRGTDKRGGANGARLRLEPQRNWEVNEPSELDKVLPVLEKIQQDFNASASGGKKISLADVIVLAGSAAVEKAAKDAGYEIDVHFAPGRTDASQAETDVESFAVLETKADGFRNYARPGDKTPQEQLLVDKAYLLDLTAPEMTALVGGLRVIGANHGGTKHGVFTQTPGALTNDFFTNLLDMGTQWKPSEATENVYEGRDRATGDLKWTATSNDLVFGSNSVLRAIAEVYAQDDSKGKFVEDFVAAWVKVMNNDRFDLR